In Bacillus sp. SM2101, a single window of DNA contains:
- a CDS encoding extracellular solute-binding protein, whose translation MGKLKALLTMLLSIMVILSLAACGTENSTGDNEGGADDEGKVTLTFFSANPDRSVGVGKVEQEIIDVYMEENPNIKIEVEALQDEQYKNKIKIYSSTNKLPDIMHTWGQESFIAPLIDNDLLLELNQEDYTDYGFVNGSLDGYSKGGKTYGLPKNADLFVLYYNKKIFAENNIEIPKTQNELLDVIGKLRAENINPISINGMDGWSLPIWFEYVLQRETGDFSKMDKALSREDSFTSEEFIKAAEFMKTLADAGGFQDGFLTSDYGAARNLFGQEQAAMYLMGSWEMGLAADENFSESFRENVGVMPYPSTDKGSVNDVAAWFGGGYSISNNSKNKEEAVKFLQYFFKQENWVKSSWQSGATIPAQQFDSYLTGDETELQNDLIELFNSIETSSGTPVLDKGTPEFKEEIMQQHQQLLSDQLSPEDFVEQLDDAAEKNNNK comes from the coding sequence GTGGGAAAATTGAAAGCACTTTTGACAATGTTGTTAAGTATTATGGTTATTTTAAGTCTTGCTGCATGTGGTACAGAAAACTCAACAGGTGATAATGAGGGAGGCGCCGATGATGAAGGTAAAGTCACGCTTACATTCTTTAGTGCAAACCCAGATCGTTCAGTCGGAGTTGGTAAGGTTGAGCAAGAAATTATAGATGTTTATATGGAAGAAAATCCTAATATTAAGATTGAAGTAGAAGCTTTACAGGATGAACAATATAAGAATAAGATTAAAATTTACTCTTCAACTAACAAACTACCAGATATTATGCATACTTGGGGACAGGAATCATTTATAGCTCCACTTATTGATAATGACTTATTATTAGAATTAAATCAAGAAGACTATACAGATTATGGATTTGTTAATGGTTCTTTAGATGGTTACTCAAAAGGTGGTAAAACGTATGGTTTACCTAAAAATGCAGATTTATTCGTACTCTATTACAATAAAAAAATCTTTGCAGAAAATAATATAGAGATTCCTAAAACACAAAATGAGCTTTTAGATGTTATTGGGAAATTAAGAGCAGAAAATATAAATCCAATTTCTATTAATGGTATGGATGGCTGGTCACTACCAATTTGGTTTGAATATGTACTCCAACGTGAAACAGGCGACTTTTCAAAAATGGATAAAGCTTTAAGTCGTGAAGATAGCTTTACTTCAGAAGAATTTATTAAGGCTGCTGAGTTCATGAAAACATTGGCTGATGCAGGCGGTTTTCAAGACGGATTTTTAACATCTGATTATGGTGCTGCACGCAATTTATTCGGTCAAGAACAAGCGGCTATGTATTTAATGGGTTCTTGGGAAATGGGCCTTGCAGCTGATGAGAATTTTTCAGAGAGCTTCAGAGAGAATGTTGGTGTTATGCCGTATCCTTCGACTGATAAAGGCAGTGTAAATGATGTGGCTGCTTGGTTTGGTGGTGGCTACTCTATTTCAAATAATTCTAAGAATAAGGAAGAGGCAGTGAAGTTCTTGCAATACTTCTTTAAACAAGAAAACTGGGTGAAATCTTCATGGCAAAGTGGTGCAACAATCCCAGCTCAACAGTTTGACAGTTACTTAACAGGAGATGAAACAGAGTTACAAAATGATTTAATTGAACTGTTTAATTCTATTGAGACTTCAAGTGGAACACCAGTATTAGATAAGGGAACACCAGAATTCAAAGAAGAAATTATGCAACAACATCAACAATTACTTTCTGATCAACTTAGCCCTGAAGATTTTGTTGAGCAGTTGGACGATGCCGCTGAAAAAAATAACAATAAGTAA
- a CDS encoding response regulator — translation MFKLLIVEDEITIREGMEEMINWQQYGIEVCGICEDGLTGYQTFLATKPDILLTDIRMPQMNGLELIEKAQETGYDFLAILLSGYNEFSYAQEGIRLGAHDYLLKPCLPNDILNAVLTAKEKLETARESKVVKKTWDKHLPTLKWQKLSSWLKSADHNYKKHLDDIEELRISLQDANIQVGVIKIHYPTTHNTSKQKDNHYFQTVLDITNKFISDFYNNNYIEVFQHNYEIVWCANVTTSYNEQRLNEHLTSMVLHINKAIEYSISIGVGSIQPSINLLHLSYKEALNVIEYQFYEEASDSFLYSQLAQRAASTLNEPTFHTKAIAEQEEKILHYLEQEEFNLANDQLYIWLHQLSQNSTTSRKNLNMIATAFILELGKLLHRKNIQSNEWIQNQPYQIDLITKAESFNELVNLVQENVDIIISLIKTQVPIHKTVKAALEIIHEKYHENITLDWLAKEVFVSTTYLSSLFKQELGINFLDYLHNFRINKSKPLLKDGLKVYAVAKLVGYQDERHFSSTFKKRVGQTPSEYQRKVG, via the coding sequence ATGTTTAAACTATTAATTGTTGAAGATGAAATAACCATTCGAGAAGGTATGGAAGAAATGATTAATTGGCAACAATACGGAATTGAGGTATGTGGTATTTGTGAAGATGGCTTAACAGGCTATCAAACATTCCTAGCTACAAAACCTGATATTTTATTAACAGATATACGGATGCCCCAAATGAATGGCTTAGAACTTATTGAAAAAGCACAAGAAACTGGATATGATTTTTTAGCCATTCTACTTTCCGGCTACAATGAGTTTAGTTATGCACAAGAAGGTATTAGGTTAGGTGCTCACGATTACCTGCTTAAACCCTGCCTCCCAAATGACATCTTAAATGCAGTTTTAACAGCCAAGGAAAAGCTAGAAACAGCAAGAGAGTCAAAGGTTGTTAAAAAGACTTGGGATAAACATTTACCTACATTAAAATGGCAAAAGCTTTCAAGTTGGCTAAAAAGTGCTGATCATAATTATAAAAAACATTTAGACGATATTGAGGAACTAAGGATATCATTGCAGGATGCAAATATACAAGTCGGTGTAATTAAAATTCACTATCCAACTACACATAATACTAGTAAACAAAAGGACAATCATTATTTTCAAACTGTCCTTGACATAACCAATAAGTTTATTAGTGATTTTTATAATAATAATTATATAGAAGTTTTCCAACATAATTATGAAATTGTATGGTGTGCCAATGTAACAACGTCTTATAATGAGCAACGTCTTAATGAACACTTAACTAGCATGGTGCTCCATATTAATAAAGCAATTGAATACTCAATCAGCATAGGTGTGGGGTCTATACAACCAAGCATTAACCTTCTCCATTTGTCATACAAAGAAGCATTAAATGTCATCGAATATCAATTTTATGAAGAAGCAAGTGACTCTTTCCTTTATTCACAATTGGCTCAAAGAGCAGCAAGCACTCTTAATGAACCAACTTTTCACACTAAAGCTATTGCTGAGCAAGAAGAAAAGATATTACATTACTTAGAACAAGAAGAATTTAACTTAGCAAATGATCAGTTATATATTTGGCTGCATCAACTTAGCCAAAATTCAACAACCTCGAGAAAAAACCTTAACATGATAGCAACAGCTTTTATCCTAGAGCTGGGAAAACTATTACATCGAAAAAACATTCAAAGTAATGAATGGATTCAAAACCAGCCATATCAAATAGACTTAATAACAAAAGCAGAATCATTTAATGAATTAGTCAATCTTGTTCAAGAAAATGTGGATATTATTATTTCGTTAATTAAAACCCAAGTACCTATTCACAAAACTGTAAAAGCAGCTTTAGAAATAATTCATGAAAAATATCATGAAAATATCACACTGGATTGGCTCGCAAAAGAAGTCTTTGTATCTACGACTTACCTTAGTTCACTTTTCAAGCAAGAGCTCGGGATAAACTTCTTAGACTACTTACACAACTTTCGTATCAATAAGTCTAAGCCTTTGTTAAAGGATGGGTTGAAGGTTTATGCAGTAGCAAAACTTGTTGGCTACCAAGATGAACGTCACTTTAGCAGCACATTTAAAAAACGGGTTGGACAAACCCCTTCAGAATACCAGCGAAAGGTGGGATAA
- a CDS encoding sugar ABC transporter permease encodes MKLHKVLSNKWTIFLLVAPGVSIFFFMIGIPVLMSIYYGSTDWSGIGSYSFIGLDNFKEILFNDSVFWKSLWNAVLLAGATVLIQHPIAILIAIFLTHCGKWEKFFSAIFFIPAVISIVVTSKLWVSILHPNYGLLNKVLDSVGLSFLKQNWLGDPDIAIWSIIIVVMWQGFGYALLLYHSGLQSIPNSVFEAARLDGANNFQLYTKVIIPLLSPVMRIAIVIAVVTSLKQMETVFLMTNGGPGDSTEFLGNYLYNTAFSSSLYGYGNAISVLFVIFCLILTVVLNKTLKKEVGEY; translated from the coding sequence ATGAAACTGCATAAGGTATTAAGTAATAAATGGACTATATTTCTTCTAGTTGCTCCAGGGGTATCTATTTTCTTTTTTATGATTGGAATACCAGTCTTAATGAGTATCTATTATGGGTCAACAGATTGGAGTGGAATTGGAAGTTACAGTTTTATAGGTTTAGACAATTTTAAAGAAATTTTATTTAATGATTCAGTTTTCTGGAAATCGCTATGGAATGCTGTGTTATTAGCTGGAGCAACAGTACTTATTCAACATCCGATAGCTATTCTTATTGCCATTTTTTTAACTCATTGTGGTAAATGGGAAAAGTTCTTTTCGGCAATTTTCTTTATTCCAGCTGTCATATCTATTGTTGTGACATCTAAATTATGGGTAAGCATCCTTCATCCTAACTATGGTTTGCTAAACAAAGTTTTAGATTCAGTTGGTCTGTCATTTCTAAAACAAAATTGGTTAGGTGATCCAGACATTGCAATTTGGTCAATTATCATTGTCGTTATGTGGCAAGGATTTGGATATGCCCTATTACTATACCATTCTGGGCTGCAGTCGATCCCAAACTCTGTGTTTGAAGCAGCTAGGCTTGATGGAGCAAATAATTTTCAATTATATACAAAAGTTATTATTCCGCTATTGTCACCAGTGATGAGAATAGCCATTGTAATTGCTGTTGTAACTAGTTTAAAACAAATGGAAACGGTTTTTCTAATGACAAATGGTGGACCTGGGGATAGTACAGAATTTTTAGGAAACTATCTATATAATACTGCTTTTTCCTCCTCTTTATATGGGTATGGAAATGCAATATCTGTCTTGTTTGTAATCTTCTGCTTGATTTTAACGGTCGTATTAAACAAAACCTTGAAGAAGGAAGTGGGAGAATACTAA
- a CDS encoding MDR family MFS transporter, whose protein sequence is MGTQQGINTKLVLTGLIIGMFFSALEQTVVGTAMPTIIHDLNGFSIFAWVTTAYLITSTTVIPIVGKLADLYGRRGLYLLGVIIFMIGSALCATASSMEQLIIYRGIQGIGGGMIMPLSQTIVGDIFTAEQRAKWQGVFGAIFGLSSVIGPFIGGFIVDTISWHWIFLINVPFGILSAVLIFIGLKQEDFSRKEKVNIDFLGIFTLIPSVVLLLLGLTFGGDKFEWASSTSYIIFGGSLLLLIIFIFIERKAKDPILDLQLFKNRVFATTSGLGFLLGLGMFGAIMFVPMFMQYIFGVSPTEAGSTMTPMMISLIVASIIGGRLLLRLRYRTVLTAGMAITMTGFYLMSTMGVESNQSIAYGYMIVMGFGMGLVMPTLMIAVQNEFPKSRLGAVTSASTFFRSIGGTIGITVLNAVMNKSIETKLAAAASTETNQVASGILDSLVGKTDDLLKTMLAPMTPDMPEDVSNIVVNTIQSVWTQSFSTVFLTGLIFIALGIIVALSVGSGKIERDTKNKKVKAS, encoded by the coding sequence TTGGGCACACAACAAGGTATTAATACAAAGTTAGTCTTAACTGGCTTAATCATTGGGATGTTTTTTAGTGCACTCGAGCAAACTGTTGTTGGAACAGCCATGCCAACTATTATTCATGATCTAAATGGTTTTTCAATATTTGCATGGGTGACAACAGCTTATTTAATTACTTCGACAACAGTCATTCCAATTGTAGGTAAGCTAGCCGACTTATACGGTAGAAGAGGCTTATATTTGTTAGGGGTTATTATCTTCATGATAGGTTCGGCACTCTGTGCCACTGCTTCATCTATGGAGCAGCTTATTATTTATCGAGGTATACAAGGAATTGGTGGCGGTATGATTATGCCGTTATCACAAACAATTGTTGGTGATATTTTCACAGCCGAACAACGTGCTAAATGGCAAGGTGTCTTTGGGGCTATCTTCGGCTTAAGCTCAGTCATTGGGCCATTCATTGGTGGATTTATCGTCGATACAATTAGCTGGCATTGGATTTTTCTCATTAATGTCCCATTTGGAATACTATCAGCTGTACTCATTTTTATCGGCTTAAAGCAAGAGGATTTTTCAAGGAAAGAAAAAGTAAATATCGACTTTTTAGGGATTTTCACATTAATTCCATCTGTTGTACTGCTACTTCTAGGTTTAACTTTTGGTGGAGATAAATTTGAATGGGCTTCAAGTACTAGTTATATCATATTTGGTGGTTCATTATTATTACTCATTATTTTCATATTTATTGAAAGAAAGGCCAAGGATCCAATATTAGATTTACAGTTATTTAAAAATCGTGTCTTTGCAACAACAAGTGGTTTAGGTTTCTTATTAGGTTTAGGAATGTTCGGAGCAATTATGTTCGTCCCAATGTTTATGCAATATATTTTTGGTGTAAGCCCAACAGAAGCTGGATCTACTATGACACCAATGATGATCTCCCTTATCGTTGCAAGTATTATCGGAGGAAGATTATTGCTCCGCCTTCGCTACCGCACAGTATTAACTGCTGGCATGGCTATTACGATGACTGGCTTTTATCTTATGAGTACGATGGGAGTTGAATCGAATCAGTCTATAGCATATGGTTATATGATTGTCATGGGGTTTGGAATGGGGCTTGTCATGCCAACACTCATGATTGCTGTCCAAAATGAATTTCCTAAATCTCGATTAGGTGCTGTTACTTCAGCCTCAACCTTTTTCCGTTCAATTGGCGGAACAATCGGGATCACGGTTTTAAATGCGGTGATGAATAAATCAATCGAAACAAAGTTAGCTGCTGCAGCTTCAACTGAAACTAACCAAGTTGCTTCTGGTATTCTCGATAGCTTAGTCGGTAAAACAGATGACTTACTTAAAACCATGCTTGCACCTATGACACCTGACATGCCAGAAGATGTAAGTAATATAGTTGTTAACACAATTCAATCAGTGTGGACACAATCCTTTTCCACCGTCTTCTTAACAGGTCTTATCTTCATTGCTCTTGGAATAATCGTTGCACTATCGGTAGGAAGTGGCAAGATTGAAAGAGATACAAAGAACAAGAAAGTAAAAGCTTCTTAA
- a CDS encoding carbohydrate ABC transporter permease, producing MESKLPVSSNKTLFLNDKGTSKRFSIKKMLLFTLMIILALGQIFPLIWLINFSFLKSGDFFGSAFFKWPETFEWQNYIDAFTYGSVPRYFFNSLLITMITVVVSAILSLMLAYAFTRMKWKYKTTVMNIILLGMIIPIHATLLPNFIIFNKLNMLDNMFTLILPYIAFSLPISMFIMTGFLETIPKEVEESAVMDGAGVFGIIFRIMLPMTKPAIATISVLNFITWWNEFIIANTFLVSDELKTLPFSILKFTGQYSSNYGAQFAVMTMIAVPSIIIYIIFSKQMTKGITSGAVKG from the coding sequence ATGGAGTCCAAATTACCAGTGTCTAGTAACAAAACGCTGTTTTTAAATGATAAAGGTACTAGTAAGCGATTTTCGATAAAAAAGATGCTATTATTTACTCTCATGATCATATTAGCACTCGGACAAATATTTCCATTAATTTGGTTAATAAACTTTTCATTTTTAAAAAGTGGTGATTTTTTCGGTTCTGCATTTTTTAAATGGCCAGAAACGTTTGAATGGCAGAATTATATTGATGCTTTTACTTACGGTAGTGTTCCGAGATACTTTTTTAATAGTTTATTAATTACTATGATCACTGTGGTCGTTTCTGCTATTTTGTCTCTAATGCTTGCATATGCCTTTACACGAATGAAGTGGAAATATAAAACTACTGTTATGAATATCATTCTTCTCGGCATGATTATTCCGATCCATGCGACTTTGCTACCAAACTTTATTATATTTAATAAATTAAATATGTTAGATAATATGTTTACACTTATATTGCCGTATATTGCATTTTCTCTACCAATTAGTATGTTTATTATGACAGGATTTCTAGAAACAATTCCAAAAGAGGTAGAAGAATCAGCAGTAATGGACGGGGCTGGTGTGTTTGGTATCATTTTTAGAATTATGTTACCGATGACAAAGCCAGCGATTGCAACAATTAGTGTATTAAACTTCATTACTTGGTGGAATGAATTTATTATCGCAAATACGTTCCTCGTTTCTGATGAATTAAAAACGTTACCATTTTCAATATTAAAATTCACTGGTCAATACTCTTCTAATTATGGGGCACAGTTTGCAGTGATGACGATGATAGCAGTACCGTCTATTATCATTTATATAATCTTTAGTAAACAGATGACAAAAGGGATTACATCAGGTGCTGTAAAAGGATAG
- a CDS encoding sensor histidine kinase, whose translation MMRMIPSKLLFWYINLPIRHKLLVWFVPLILTTVAITGFISYQIAAKQVFSKIDQNQDNLLKKSIDQFDLIAQDVNDFTNYLFLSSSVQDYLSSNSPNTNLRQQMNESLSKILVTRPNIHSLIVYDINSLNPFEQPLTINQGKISAESYEFFRHTIIYDKAKKQDGDSIWYLANSENSLFIGDNQFKLLNVRMIKNIYDLNPEGFVVTGINEKFLRKKYMSLEDPETEMLVMNNDGQILTATNQDWVGSYYFDIPPFQTSKHVIEEMPRKYTTDDWIISHDQSPLTEWRVVIIQSKKTVLLELNQIRLITVIAIILCFIGGSIVSWFAAFRLTSPLKKLIRSMRKLENGDFSQSVKFVGNDEIGQLGQGYDNMVHRIKKLIDDVYFSKIQQREAELKTLQAQINPHFLYNTLNTICWTAQRKGEPEIANMAYALSSVFRLSLNNGKDSITIRQEIELVKNYLYIQEQRFKPKLTYEIDIVPEVLDIEIPKLLIQPFIENAILHGIEPNNESGYIKVQISHHHDTCLIEVTDNGVGMNEKTVLELNRSLKSYQFNSTNEKQDRSYAILNIKERLKLLYDEQATLTFHSVKGRGTRVELRLPLEK comes from the coding sequence GTGATGAGAATGATTCCATCTAAGCTTTTATTTTGGTATATTAACCTCCCAATACGACATAAATTACTCGTTTGGTTTGTACCATTAATTCTTACAACTGTAGCGATAACAGGCTTCATATCTTATCAAATTGCAGCAAAGCAAGTATTTAGCAAGATTGATCAAAACCAAGATAACCTACTAAAAAAAAGTATTGACCAATTTGATCTCATTGCTCAAGATGTGAATGATTTTACAAACTACCTTTTTTTATCATCTTCCGTACAAGATTATTTGAGTTCAAATAGCCCCAATACTAACCTAAGGCAACAAATGAATGAATCATTATCAAAAATATTAGTAACGAGACCAAACATTCATTCTCTTATTGTTTATGATATAAATAGTCTAAATCCATTTGAGCAGCCATTGACAATTAATCAAGGAAAGATAAGTGCAGAATCATATGAGTTCTTCCGTCACACAATAATATATGACAAAGCAAAGAAACAAGACGGTGATTCAATTTGGTATTTAGCTAACTCTGAAAATAGCTTATTTATAGGAGATAACCAATTTAAACTTCTTAATGTAAGAATGATTAAAAATATTTATGATTTAAACCCTGAGGGATTCGTCGTAACTGGAATTAACGAAAAATTCTTACGAAAAAAATATATGTCTTTAGAAGACCCAGAAACAGAGATGCTAGTAATGAATAATGATGGCCAAATTTTAACTGCAACAAATCAAGATTGGGTTGGTAGTTACTACTTTGATATACCCCCTTTTCAAACTAGTAAACATGTAATAGAAGAAATGCCTAGAAAATATACGACAGACGATTGGATCATTAGTCATGATCAATCTCCATTAACCGAATGGCGTGTTGTCATCATTCAATCAAAAAAGACCGTATTACTTGAGCTTAATCAGATTCGATTAATTACAGTAATTGCGATCATTTTGTGCTTTATCGGCGGTAGTATAGTTTCGTGGTTTGCGGCTTTTAGACTAACTAGTCCACTTAAGAAGCTTATAAGGTCGATGAGAAAACTAGAAAATGGAGATTTCTCGCAAAGTGTGAAATTTGTTGGAAATGATGAAATAGGACAACTAGGACAAGGCTACGACAATATGGTTCATAGAATAAAAAAATTAATAGATGACGTATATTTCTCTAAAATCCAACAGCGAGAAGCAGAGTTAAAAACATTACAAGCTCAAATAAATCCCCATTTTTTATATAACACACTTAATACAATATGCTGGACTGCTCAAAGGAAAGGGGAACCTGAGATTGCTAATATGGCATACGCTCTATCAAGTGTTTTTAGACTAAGTCTTAATAATGGAAAAGACTCAATTACAATTAGACAAGAAATTGAACTAGTAAAAAATTATTTGTACATACAAGAACAGCGCTTCAAACCAAAATTAACATATGAGATTGACATAGTCCCTGAAGTACTAGACATTGAAATACCCAAATTGTTAATACAACCATTTATAGAAAATGCAATTCTTCATGGTATAGAGCCTAATAACGAAAGTGGCTACATTAAAGTTCAAATTAGCCACCATCATGACACATGCCTAATTGAAGTAACAGATAATGGTGTAGGAATGAACGAGAAGACAGTATTAGAATTAAATCGCTCATTAAAATCCTATCAATTTAATAGCACTAACGAAAAACAAGATAGAAGCTATGCAATTTTAAATATAAAAGAGAGATTGAAACTATTGTATGATGAACAAGCTACCTTAACTTTCCATAGTGTTAAAGGACGAGGAACCAGAGTAGAACTTCGTCTACCACTAGAAAAATAA
- a CDS encoding DUF2306 domain-containing protein, producing MALVICSYAVLQYGFFGVETSGFISDKIEQYGPQSKMWYVTLFVHVFGSLCSLLLGPFLLSERFRKRNINVHKMMGKVYLLSVFIGGISGLLLAFYATGGLIAQVGFGLLAVSWLLSGLIALKMIKEQKILLHRKWMMRNYALTFAAVMLRIWLPIFILIFGEASFHISYQIISWLCWVPNLIVVELVMRSQAFHDNALKL from the coding sequence TTGGCACTTGTAATTTGCAGTTATGCAGTGTTACAATACGGCTTTTTTGGTGTAGAAACCTCAGGCTTTATAAGTGATAAAATTGAACAATACGGACCACAAAGTAAGATGTGGTATGTGACACTCTTTGTTCATGTTTTCGGTAGTTTATGCTCCTTGCTACTTGGTCCATTTCTTTTATCTGAAAGGTTCAGGAAAAGAAATATTAATGTTCACAAAATGATGGGCAAAGTTTATCTCCTTAGTGTTTTCATTGGTGGTATTTCAGGTTTATTGTTAGCATTTTACGCAACAGGGGGCTTGATAGCACAGGTTGGCTTTGGATTGTTAGCTGTAAGCTGGTTATTATCTGGCTTAATTGCTCTAAAAATGATTAAAGAGCAAAAAATCCTTTTACATCGCAAATGGATGATGAGAAACTATGCACTGACATTTGCAGCAGTGATGCTACGAATATGGTTACCAATATTTATACTGATCTTTGGTGAGGCTTCGTTTCATATTAGCTATCAAATAATCTCGTGGTTATGTTGGGTTCCTAACCTGATTGTTGTAGAACTAGTTATGAGGTCACAAGCCTTTCATGACAATGCTCTTAAACTTTAA
- a CDS encoding glycoside hydrolase family 3 protein yields MKKKPLIISVFMIIIVTVVGIIIVKYGQLEQPAQKVVYLDPEASIEDRVQDLLSKMTVEEKVGQLIQAEEKSVTKDDVKDYYLGSILNGGGSFPELNVEESSTRELWEEMVNSYQDGALATRLGIPLIYGVDAVHGHNNVKGATIFPHSVGLGSTRNIDLIREIGIATAKEIKSSGPNWTFAPTVASVQDIRWGRSYEGFGENATLVADMGVAYIEGFQGTSISDLKQTSKVVATAKHFIGEGYTDGGKNQGDITQYTEEEIIEMDKEIYEKAVKAGVRTVMASFHSIQGLKMHANERLLTDFLKDELGFDGFVISDWYGIQQITMDHNGNPVSGLKEQIKVSVNAGVDMLMQPENWRETLKLTLQLVNDNEITMERLDDAVSRILRVKFEAGLFENPKTDRSLADSFGSEEHQSLARQAVSESLVLLKNDEISGQPIFNQLPDMDKIFVAGKNADDIGNQSGGWTITWQGKSGDITDGTTILEGIKEVAPNKTVTYDVNGKGAAGHDVALVVIGEEPYAETDGDTNDLNLKQVDLETIQNIRTEDPNIPIIVILVAGRPMIVTEQLNDWSGLVAAWLPGTEGAGVADVLFGDKDFTGKLPISWPTHLDAYDNRDNFDEYILFDYGFGLSKSEVTP; encoded by the coding sequence ATGAAGAAAAAACCGCTGATTATTTCTGTTTTTATGATTATTATAGTAACGGTAGTTGGAATTATAATTGTAAAATACGGACAACTAGAACAACCCGCACAAAAGGTAGTGTATTTAGATCCAGAGGCTTCGATAGAAGATCGTGTCCAAGACTTATTATCTAAAATGACAGTTGAAGAAAAAGTTGGACAGCTGATTCAAGCTGAAGAAAAATCTGTTACGAAAGATGATGTGAAAGATTACTATTTAGGTTCAATATTGAATGGTGGTGGATCCTTCCCAGAACTAAATGTGGAAGAAAGTAGCACAAGGGAATTGTGGGAAGAAATGGTTAATTCATATCAAGATGGAGCTTTGGCTACTAGATTAGGTATACCACTTATTTATGGTGTTGATGCAGTTCATGGGCATAATAATGTAAAGGGTGCAACAATATTTCCACATAGTGTAGGCTTAGGCTCAACGAGAAATATTGATTTAATACGTGAAATAGGAATAGCAACAGCAAAGGAGATCAAGTCTTCGGGTCCTAACTGGACATTTGCACCTACTGTAGCAAGTGTTCAAGATATTCGTTGGGGAAGGTCCTATGAAGGTTTCGGTGAAAATGCCACTTTAGTTGCTGATATGGGTGTGGCTTATATCGAAGGATTTCAAGGGACTAGCATTAGCGATTTAAAACAAACCTCTAAGGTAGTTGCGACGGCAAAGCATTTTATCGGTGAAGGTTATACAGATGGTGGAAAAAACCAAGGTGATATAACGCAATATACTGAGGAAGAAATTATTGAAATGGATAAGGAAATTTACGAAAAAGCAGTAAAAGCTGGAGTTAGAACAGTTATGGCATCCTTTCATAGCATACAAGGATTAAAAATGCATGCTAATGAACGATTATTAACAGACTTTCTAAAAGATGAATTAGGCTTTGATGGATTTGTTATTTCTGATTGGTATGGAATACAACAAATTACTATGGATCATAACGGAAATCCTGTTTCTGGATTAAAAGAGCAAATCAAAGTCTCTGTTAATGCTGGTGTTGATATGTTAATGCAGCCCGAGAACTGGAGAGAGACGTTAAAATTAACATTACAATTAGTTAATGACAATGAAATTACGATGGAACGGCTTGATGATGCAGTGTCTCGTATTTTACGTGTGAAATTTGAGGCGGGCTTATTTGAAAATCCTAAAACTGATCGGTCACTTGCTGATTCGTTTGGGTCAGAAGAACATCAATCATTAGCACGTCAAGCTGTGAGCGAATCTTTAGTATTATTGAAAAATGATGAAATAAGTGGGCAACCAATTTTTAATCAATTACCTGATATGGATAAAATATTTGTAGCTGGTAAAAATGCAGATGATATTGGTAACCAATCAGGAGGATGGACGATCACTTGGCAAGGTAAATCTGGTGATATTACTGATGGAACAACTATTCTTGAAGGGATAAAAGAAGTAGCTCCTAATAAAACTGTTACGTACGATGTTAATGGTAAAGGTGCTGCGGGGCATGATGTGGCACTTGTCGTTATTGGTGAAGAACCTTACGCAGAAACTGATGGTGACACGAATGACCTTAATTTAAAGCAAGTAGACCTAGAAACGATACAAAATATTCGTACAGAAGATCCTAATATTCCAATCATTGTAATACTTGTAGCTGGTAGACCTATGATTGTGACAGAACAACTGAATGATTGGTCAGGCTTAGTTGCTGCATGGCTCCCTGGGACTGAAGGTGCAGGTGTAGCAGATGTACTGTTTGGTGATAAAGACTTTACTGGTAAGCTGCCAATTAGCTGGCCAACTCATTTAGATGCTTATGACAATCGTGACAATTTTGATGAGTATATTTTATTTGACTACGGCTTTGGCTTAAGTAAGTCAGAGGTTACACCGTAG